A single genomic interval of Primulina huaijiensis isolate GDHJ02 chromosome 7, ASM1229523v2, whole genome shotgun sequence harbors:
- the LOC140980300 gene encoding uncharacterized protein, giving the protein MAQEMEKPRITEIKVRMDCNGCVQKIKKALQGITGICDLYVDFPQQKITIIGWADPVAMVKAIKKTRKSAVICSHMEQPEQPTEPANEVGTPEGGAPPPEHKDTPAEQAQTEAGPPVEEPHDSPPPEPKSSAESANVTSHPTQPCKPKDAEEIHVIYRYPPEYGYRYAYGQNFHQSNGPGFRDEPFQPYARGQGYSHPGFGSESFQPYFGGPGYSHPGFGGEPFQQYTRAPGYSHQAFGGEPFQPYTRSTGYRYEPSQPHTRGPVFVGETSQHSTRGPGYRDEPSQVHTTRPGFGSEPSQPTYVTHSYNSYKPSPYVTEYAYPRSPPRYSRYSIPDHYIQDYHGGNISNGNGNITSMFSEENPNACRIA; this is encoded by the exons ATGGCACAAGAAATGGAG AAACCAAGAATCACAGAGATAAAGGTTCGAATGGACTGTAATGGTTGTGTTCAGAAGATCAAGAAAGCTCTGCAAGGAATAACTG GTATATGCGATCTCTATGTTGATTTTCCACaacaaaaaataacaataatcgGGTGGGCAGACCCTGTAGCGATGGTAAAAGCCATCAAGAAGACAAGGAAGAGTGCAGTTATTTGTTCACATATGGAGCAGCCGGAGCAACCAACTGAACCAGCCAATGAAGTTGGTACACCAGAGGGAGGAGCACCACCACCGGAGCACAAGGACACACCAGCTGAACAGGCACAAACAGAAGCAGGACCACCAGTAGAGGAGCCACATGATTCGCCACCACCTGAGCCAAAATCATCAGCCGAATCTGCAAATGTTACAAGCCATCCCACTCAACCTTGTAAGCCTAAGGATGCTGAAGAAATTCATGTCATATATCGTTATCCACCAGAATATGGATACAGATATGCATATGGTCAGAACTTCCACCAAAGCAATGGTCCGGGATTCAGAGATGAACCGTTTCAGCCCTATGCTAGAGGCCAGGGATACAGTCATCCAGGATTCGGAAGTGAGTCATTTCAACCTTATTTCGGAGGCCCTGGATACAGTCATCCAGGATTTGGAGGTGAGCCATTTCAACAGTACACCAGAGCACCGGGGTACAGTCATCAAGCATTCGGAGGAGAGCCATTTCAACCTTACACCAGAAGCACGGGATACAGATACGAGCCATCTCAGCCCCACACTAGAGGCCCCGTGTTCGTAGGTGAGACATCTCAACACTCAACCAGAGGACCGGGATACAGAGACGAGCCCTCACAAGTTCACACCACTCGGCCAGGATTCGGAAGCGAGCCCTCTCAACCCACTTACGTGACTCACAGCTACAACTCATACAAGCCATCACCCTATGTAACCGAATATGCATATCCCCGCTCGCCACCGAGATACTCACGCTACAGTATACCCGACCACTACATCCAGGATTACCACGGTGGGAACATAAGCAATGGGAATGGTAACATCACATCAATGTTCAGCGAGGAAAATCCAAATGCATGCAGAATAGCTTAA
- the LOC140980346 gene encoding berberine bridge enzyme-like D-2 — protein MKMKCSTSSVLFPSSVFVLFLASALCHQHADTLKSCLIDHNVRNFTIYPSSHNDPSVYFSFLDFSIQNLRFSGTSVPKPIAIILPVSREQLINSVKCCEKGYLEIRVRCGGHSYEGTSYVSNDGSPFVLIDVMNLDRVSVDVESESAWVEGGATLGQTYYAISASSQVLGFSAGSCPTVGIGGHIAGGGFGLLSRKYGLAADNVVDALLIDAGGRLLDREAMGEDVFWAIRGGGGGIWGIVYAWKIQLLKVPETVTCFILSRPGPRRHVSKLVNKWQHVAPELGNDFYLSAFVGAGLPQIKKTGLSVTFKGFFLGPKSEVISILNGVFPELNISPEDCQEMTWIDSILYFSGLDNGSSVADLNDRFLLDKHYFKAKSDYVRAPISETGLTSAIKILEKEPKGYVILDPYGGAMREISSESIAFPHRKGNLYGIQYLVEWQEGYNFESNNYIEWIRGFYNEMTPYVSSGPRAAYINYMDFDLGVMDYLNSSVAVADPVEMARIWGEKYFLKNYERLVKAKTIIDPFNVFRNQQGIPPMSASYGKAQV, from the coding sequence ATGAAAATGAAGTGTTCTACGAGTTCTGTATTGTTTCCTTCGAGTGTTTTTGTATTGTTTTTGGCTTCTGCACTATGTCATCAACATGCTGATACGCTTAAATCTTGCTTGATTGATCATAATGTCAGAAATTTCACCATATACCCGAGTTCTCATAATGATCCTAGTGTTTACTtcagttttcttgatttttcaaTTCAAAATCTTCGTTTTTCTGGTACCTCGGTCCCGAAACCGATAGCCATCATATTGCCAGTGAGCAGAGAGCAGCTAATAAACAGCGTTAAGTGTTGCGAAAAAGGGTACTTGGAAATTAGAGTGAGGTGTGGTGGACATAGTTATGAGGGAACTTCATATGTATCTAATGATGGATCGCCCTTTGTGTTGATAGACGTTATGAATCTGGATCGAGTTTCTGTGGACGTCGAATCAGAATCAGCTTGGGTCGAGGGAGGTGCGACGCTAGGCCAGACTTATTATGCCATTTCAGCGTCGAGCCAAGTTCTTGGATTTTCAGCAGGATCATGCCCCACTGTGGGGATTGGAGGGCACATAGCCGGCGGTGGATTTGGATTATTATCAAGAAAATACGGCCTTGCTGCTGATAATGTGGTGGATGCACTTCTTATTGACGCAGGCGGCAGGCTACTAGACCGAGAAGCCATGGGGGAAGACGTGTTTTGGGCCATTCGGGGAGGCGGTGGCGGCATTTGGGGCATTGTTTACGCATGGAAAATCCAGCTGCTGAAAGTACCCGAAACGGTGACATGTTTCATTCTTTCTAGGCCTGGACCAAGGCGTCACGTGTCAAAACTAGTCAACAAATGGCAGCATGTTGCACCGGAGCTAGGAAATGACTTCTATTTGTCAGCTTTTGTTGGGGCAGGCTTGCCACAGATTAAAAAAACTGGTCTTTCGGTTACGTTTAAAGGGTTCTTTTTAGGTCCAAAATCAGAAGTTATATCAATCTTAAATGGGGTGTTTCCAGAATTAAATATTTCACCAGAAGACTGCCAAGAAATGACTTGGATCGACTCCATTCTTTACTTTTCAGGACTGGACAACGGAAGCTCGGTTGCCGACTTAAACGACCGTTTTCTACTAGATAAGCACTATTTCAAGGCTAAATCAGACTATGTCAGGGCTCCCATATCAGAAACCGGACTAACATCTGCCatcaaaattcttgaaaaggAACCAAAGGGATATGTTATCTTAGATCCTTACGGAGGAGCCATGCGAGAAATAAGCAGTGAATCTATTGCTTTCCCTCACAGAAAAGGTAACCTTTACGGAATACAGTATTTAGTTGAATGGCAAGAAGGATACAACTTCGAAAGCAATAATTATATAGAGTGGATCAGAGGATTTTACAATGAAATGACACCATATGTTTCATCCGGCCCAAGGGCTGCTTACATAAACTACATGGACTTCGATCTTGGAGTTATGGATTACTTAAATAGCAGTGTAGCAGTTGCTGATCCAGTGGAGATGGCAAGGATTTGGGGAGAGaaatatttcttgaaaaattatgaGAGATTAGTCAAAGCCAAGACAATTATTGATCCATTTAATGTTTTCAGAAATCAACAAGGTATTCCTCCAATGTCTGCTTCATACGGAAAAGCACAAGTATag
- the LOC140981365 gene encoding major allergen Mal d 1-like: MGVIKVSQSFRTKVTPSRMFKALILDSHNLAPKLMFSSIKSIDFLQGNGEPGTIKQLNFTEASPFRYVKHRIDEIDEENFKCKYTLIEGDALMDKLVRITYDVKFEAYGFEGCVCKITSEYFTKENVEIKEEHIEHGKDRAIGMYEVVEAYLMAHPHAYN, translated from the exons atggGTGTCATCAAAGTGTCCCAATCCTTTAGGACAAAAGTCACCCCAAGTAGGATGTTCAAGGCCTTGATCTTGGATTCCCACAACCTTGCCCCAAAACTCATGTTCTCCTCGATAAAGAGCATCGACTTTCTTCAAGGAAATGGCGAACCCGGAACGATCAAACAGCTCAACTTCACCGAAG CTAGTCCATTTAGATATGTGAAGCATAGGATCGATGAAATTGATGAAGAGAACTTCAAGTGTAAATACACTTTGATAGAAGGAGATGCGTTGATGGACAAGCTAGTTCGAATCACTTACGATGTTAAGTTTGAGGCGTATGGGTTCGAGGGATGTGTGTGCAAGATAACAAGCGAATACTTCACGAAAGAGAATGTGGAGATCAAGGAAGAACATATCGAGCATGGGAAAGATAGAGCCATTGGCATGTATGAGGTTGTTGAAGCTTATCTCATGGCACACCCTCATGCCTATAATTGA
- the LOC140981680 gene encoding pumilio homolog 24-like, whose translation MAPKLQKVSDSKKRKSNPNTKSVSKKPKFDSINIQTKVAKKPSVLTKHKHQRKEGRTGVKKDDVTDNKKQRRLDAKELAEARKKKRKKHYSLQQELAVLWEKMRRRNIAKEDRSMLVSEALKKMKGKISEIASSHVSSRVLQTCVKHCTQEERTSVFAELRPCLVSLATNTYAVHLVTKMLDNGIFSERISNYDFLRLIYSFPLPLNLLRKLLEEIHNQHGDEFDMTDLEEWMMRPRLVKELTSFRNHRTSDIVAKIADEEVAHVAVEVY comes from the exons ATGGCGCCGAAGCTCCAGAAGGTCAGTGATTCGAAGAAGAGAAAGAGTAATCCGAACACAAAATCTGTTTCCAAAAAACCTAAGTTTGATTCGATTAATATTCAAACTAAGGTCGCGAAAAAGCCCTCCGTGTTGACGAAACATAAGCATCAGCGAAAGGAGGGCAGAACTGGTGTGAAGAAAGATGATGTGACAGATAACAAGAAGCAGCGTCGTTTGGATGCAAAG GAATTAGCTGAAGctaggaaaaagaaaaggaagaagCATTACTCGCTTCAACAA GAGCTTGCCGTGCTCTGGGAGAAAATGAGGCGTCGAAATATTGCCAAAGAGGACAGATCAAT GTTGGTGAGTGAAGCGTTAAAGAAGATGAAGGGGAagatttctgaaattgcaaGCTCTCACGTTTCATCTCGTGTTCTTCAG ACGTGTGTCAAACATTGCACACAAGAAGAAAGAACTTCTGTGTTTGCTGAGCTTCGCCCCTGCCTTGTTAGTCTAGCAACCAATACTTATGCAGTTCATCTCGTGACAAAAATGTTGGATAATGGTATATTCTCAGAAAGAATTTCGAATTATGATTTTCTGAGATTAATCTACTCCTTTCCCTTACCCCTT AATCTGCTGAGAAAGTTGCTAGAGGAGATTCACAATCAGCATGGTGACGAGTTCGATATGACTGAT CTAGAGGAATGGATGATGCGCCCTCGACTTGTTAAAGAGCTGACAAGCTTCAGAAATCACAGGACCTCAGACATTGTTGCAAAGATAGCGGATGAAGAAGTCGCACATGTTGCGGTTGAAGTTTATTAG
- the LOC140980345 gene encoding pectinesterase-like, producing MGYDMGSKKKKVAVAGLASVLLVAAVVAVTVGVSNKGGDSSAAPANNGAPTISASTKAVKAICSPTDYKETCEQSLADANTTDPKELIKLAFNYAVKNIGEVIQNSTLLKDAAADERTKGALDTCKDLLHTSIDDLQRSFEKFGEFDVSNLNEYVEDVKTWLSASITYQETCIDGFENTTGDTAEKMKKLLKTAGELSSNGLAMVDDFSTILSGLNLESLGSSRRLLGSSQDSIPSFVHPEARKLLSATPISLKPNAVVAQDGSTPYKTIKAAIDAIPKKNNNTFVILVKAGLYKETVIIPKKVNNVVLIGEGPTKTRITGNKNFAEGTQTFHSATLAVNGESFIAKDIAIENTAGPEKHQAVAVRVSGDKAIFYNVHMDGYQDTLYAHAYRQYYRDCVISGTIDFVFGDALSIFQKTRLVVRKPLKNQACMVTAQGRKDHRGVGAIILQSCDIVAEPAFTATKPALEAYLGRPWKEFSRTIIMQSNIDGFIAPEGWSPWAGTFALDTLYYGEYQNRGAGSNLSDRVTWKGIKKITPQIASSFTGGKVYTDDLWLRGSGVPYVPTLV from the exons atgggATACGATATGGGAAGCAAGAAGAAGAAGGTGGCCGTCGCGGGTCTCGCCTCCGTTCTCTTGGTGGCGGCCGTGGTTGCTGTCACGGTCGGCGTCTCCAATAAAGGTGGAGACAGCAGCGCTGCCCCAGCCAATAACGGCGCCCCCACCATCAGCGCCTCTACTAAGGCGGTGAAAGCCATTTGCTCCCCCACAGATTACAAGGAAACCTGTGAGCAGTCTCTTGCCGATGCCAACACCACCGACCCAAAGGAGCTGATCAAGTTGGCATTCAACTACGCTGTTAAGAATATCGGAGAAGTCATTCAGAACTCGACTCTGTTGAAAGACGCCGCCGCCGATGAGAGGACCAAGGGGGCCTTGGACACTTGCAAAGACTTGCTCCACACCTCTATCGACGACCTCCAGAGATCGTTCGAGAAGTTCGGCGAATTCGATGTCAGCAATTTGAATGAGTACGTTGAGGATGTTAAGACATGGCTTAGCGCCTCTATCACATACCAGGAAACTTGCATTGATGGGTTCGAGAACACCACCGGTGACACTGCGGAGAAGATGAAGAAGCTGTTGAAAACCGCGGGAGAGTTATCCAGCAATGGCCTCGCAATGGTGGATGATTTCTCCACAATCTTGTCTGGTTTGAATTTGGAAAGCTTAGGCAGCAGCCGCCGGCTACTAGGATCCAGCCAGGATTCGATCCCTTCGTTTGTGCACCCCGAGGCACGAAAGCTCCTTTCCGCCACGCCCATATCTTTGAAGCCGAACGCGGTTGTGGCCCAAGATGGAAGCACACCGTATAAGACCATCAAGGCAGCCATTGATGCCATCCCGAAGAAGAATAACAATACTTTTGTGATTCTTGTGAAGGCTGGTTTGTACAAGGAAACTGTTATAATCCCAAAGAAGGTGAACAACGTTGTGTTGATCGGAGAAGGGCCGACAAAGACTAGAATCACCGGCAACAAGAACTTTGCCGAGGGCACCCAAACCTTCCACTCTGCCACTCTTG CCGTGAACGGAGAAAGTTTCATCGCCAAGGACATCGCAATCGAGAACACTGCCGGCCCCGAAAAGCACCAAGCTGTGGCTGTCCGTGTTTCTGGAGACAAGGCCATCTTCTACAACGTCCACATGGATGGTTACCAAGACACCCTCTACGCACATGCCTACCGCCAGTACTACCGCGACTGCGTCATCTCCGGCACCATCGACTTCGTCTTCGGCGACGCCTTGTCCATCTTCCAGAAAACCCGCCTGGTCGTCCGCAAGCCATTGAAGAACCAAGCATGCATGGTCACCGCACAAGGCCGCAAGGACCACCGTGGAGTCGGTGCCATCATTCTCCAAAGCTGCGACATTGTGGCTGAGCCAGCTTTCACCGCTACAAAGCCCGCCTTGGAAGCCTACCTCGGACGTCCATGGAAGGAGTTCTCCAGGACAATCATCATGCAATCCAACATCGACGGGTTCATTGCACCGGAAGGGTGGTCTCCATGGGCCGGAACTTTTGCTCTGGATACATTGTACTACGGTGAGTACCAGAACCGTGGAGCCGGGTCGAATCTTTCGGACCGGGTTACGTGGAAGGGTATCAAAAAGATAACTCCACAGATTGCCAGTAGCTTTACTGGAGGAAAAGTGTACACTGATGATTTGTGGTTGAGGGGTTCTGGGGTGCCATATGTTCCTACCCTCGTGTAA